In the Topomyia yanbarensis strain Yona2022 chromosome 3, ASM3024719v1, whole genome shotgun sequence genome, one interval contains:
- the LOC131691970 gene encoding acetyl-CoA carboxylase isoform X3: MDKCDTAGDSRDTEPPVPSKNVLTNGNVAETEVAIDVVAQQIKRVSFSNANHIYEDKDSCPNKLNSSANHSDPCLDSVNENTISENGMESGEGGSGGDRPSFIVGEDGHDEMEAKDEFPQTMENGMPHHAGYEVSLNEKRRRLRPSMSHGTGLGLDRGHERDFVLSTTEEFVKKFNGTRVITKVLIANNGIAAVKCMRSIRRWSYEMFKNERAVRFVVMVTPEDLKANAEYIKMADHYVPVPGGSNNNNYANVELIVDIALRTQVQAVWAGWGHASENPKLPELLHKKGLVFLGPPDRAMWALGDKVASSIVAQTADIPTLPWSGSELKAQYSGKKIKISSELFARGCVTTSEQGLIAAGKIGFPVMIKASEGGGGKGIRRVDIPDEFPALFRQVQAEVPGSPIFVMKLARGARHLEVQLLADQYGNAISLFGRDCSIQRRHQKIIEEAPAIIAEPEVFEDMEKAAVRLAKMVGYVSAGTVEYLYDAEGKYFFLELNPRLQVEHPCTEMIAEVNLPACQLQIGMGIPLYRIKDIRLLYGEHPWDSTVIDFDNPNTKPRPRGHVIAARITSENPDEGFKPSSGTVQELNFRSSQNVWGYFSVAASGGLHEFADSQFGHCFSWGENRQQARENLVIALKELSIRGDFRTTVEYLITLLETNSFLENTIDTAWLDALIAERVQSDKPDIILGVICGALHISDRKITESFTSFKTSMEKGQIQAANTLTNVIDVELINEGIRYKVQAAKSGQNTYFLVMNGSFKEVELHRLSDGGILLSLDGSSCTTYMKEEVDRYRIVIGNQTCVFDKENDPSLLRSPSAGKLINLLVEDGAHVNKGQPYAEIEVMKMVMTLTAGETGTVSFVRRPGAVLDAGSLLGHLELDDPSLVTKAQPYKNPWPLLTGDTVPVPEKLNRVHFTYKSILENTLSGYCLPDPYNAPRLREIIEKFMQSLRDPSLPLLELQEVIASISGRIPISVEKKIRKLMQLYERNITSVLAQFPSQQIASVIDMHAATLQKRTDRDVFFLTTQGIVQLVQRYRNGIRGRMKAAVHELLRQYYAVECQFQHGHYDKCVGAIRDKHKDNMDTVVSTIFSHSQVAKKNLLVTLLIDHLWANEPGLTDELAATLSELTSLNRAEHSRVALRARQVLIAAHQPAYELRHNQMESIFLSAVDMYGHDFHPENLQRLILSETSIFDILHDFFYHSNRAVCNAALEVYVRRAYTSYDLTCLQHLELSGEVPLVHFQFLLPTAHPNRYRQLADGTECDTIADSFMRTGCMAAFDSFEHFGQYSDEILDLLEDFASPAFVNPKVLDAVDGGDSDRRMSTSINVSISDPIARAEGTDGTVASPTEAIHILSIAVRDMGDMDDLQMEQVFGSFCAQHREELISRRVRRITFAALKKRQFPKFFTYRSRDNFEEDRIYRHLEPACAFQLELNRMRTYDLEALPTANQKMHLYLGRAKVPKGQEVTDFRFFIRSIIRHSDLITKEASFEYLQNEGERVLLESMDELEVAFSHPQAKRTDCNHIFLNFVPTVIMDPAKIEESVTKMVMRYGPRLWKLRVLQAELKMVIRQTTQSPTTSVRLCIANDSGYFLDIAMYTEVTDPETHVIKFMAYGNRQGPLHGLPISSPYMTKDYLQQKRFQAQSNGTTYVYDIPDMFRQMTERLWKEFSKARPTEDIRIPEKILLVCNELVMKGDTMEEIQRLPGENNVGMVAWRIVLATPEFPNGREIVVIANDLTYFIGSFGPQEDVLFCKASELSRQRKCPRIYISVNSGARIGLAEEVKSLFKVAWEDPDEPEKGFKYLYLTTDDYSKIANTNSVRAILIEDEGEPRYKITDIIGKTDGLGVENLRNAGMIAGETSRAYEDVVTISMVTCRTIGIGSYLVRLGQRVIQIENSHIILTGFAALNKLLGRKVYASNNQLGGIQIMHNNGVTHKTEALDLDGVYTILYWLSYIPDIRGGTLPIVSASDSIDRPIDFMPTKAPYDPRWMLAGRVNPSNPSEWETGFFDRGTWAEIMEPWAQTVVVGRAKLGGIPVGVIAVETRTVELTIPADPANLDSEAKTFQQAGQVWFPDSSYKTAQAIKDFGREELPLIILANWRGFSGGQKDMYEQVVKFGAYIVDGLREYKQPVIIYLPPNAELRGGAWAVLDPTINPRYMETYADPESRAGVLEPEGIVEVKFKEKDLIKSIQRLDPVVLELKRKSAEAAGNKDALNELENQIKARINSLLHVYHTVAVHFADLHDTPERMLEKGCISEIVPWRSSRTYMYWRLRRLLLEEYFIKQILDAQDSLSVGQAKSMLRRWFVEDKGATEAYLWENNEPVVEWLENQKKCDSTVCRNIYAVKKDAIISQIQVALEECPEAALDAVVGLCQALSPAQRGEVVKTLSQLEFAEKEHANLG, encoded by the exons ACCTAGTATGTCCCATGGCACCGGCCTTGGACTGGATAGAGGACACGAGCGTGACTTTGTACTGTCTACCACTGAAGAATTTGTGAAGAAATTCAACGGAACACGGGTGATCACCAAG GTGCTGATCGCGAACAATGGCATCGCAGCGGTCAAATGCATGCGTTCGATTCGACGCTGGTCATACGAGATGTTTAAGAATGAACGAGCGGTACGTTTCGTTGTTATGGTTACCCCGGAGGACCTCAAAGCCAACGCGGAGTATATCAAGATGGCCGATCACTATGTTCCGGTACCGGGTGGATCCAACAACAACAATTACGCCAACGTCGAACTCATTGTAGACATTGCACTGCGGACACAGGTACAAGCCGTGTGGGCCGGTTGGGGACATGCTTCCGAGAACCCGAAGCTGCCCGAGTTGCTGCACAAGAAGGGGTTGGTATTTTTGGGACCACCCGATCGTGCCATGTGGGCTCTTGGCGATAAGGTAGCCTCATCGATTGTTGCACAAACTGCAGACATTCCAACATTACCGTGGTCCGGATCGGAGCTAAAGGCGCAGTACAGTGGGAAGAAGATAAAAATTTCCAGTGAGCTGTTTGCTCGGGGCTGCGTAACGACTTCGGAGCAGGGTTTGATAGCGGCCGGCAAAATTGGCTTCCCGGTCATGATCAAGGCATCGGAAGGTGGTGGCGGAAAAGGTATTCGTCGGGTCGATATACCCGATGAATTTCCAGCACTGTTTCGTCAAGTGCAAGCTGAAGTTCCAGGATCGCCTATCTTCGTAATGAAACTTGCACGGGGAGCTAGACATTTGGAGGTTCAACTGCTGGCTGATCAGTACGGAAATGCTATAAGCTTGTTCGGGCGAGATTGTTCAATCCAGCGGCGGCACCAGAAGATTATCGAAGAGGCACCGGCCATTATTGCCGAACCGGAGGTGTTTGAGGATATGGAGAAGGCAGCTGTGCGATTAGCCAAAATGGTTGGCTATGTGAGTGCGGGAACTGTTGAGTACCTGTACGATGCGGAGGGAAAGTACTTCTTCCTAGAGCTAAATCCACGCTTGCAGGTGGAGCATCCTTGCACGGAAATGATCGCAGAAGTGAATCTTCCCGCATGCCAGTTGCAGATTGGAATGGGTATTCCTCTCTATCGTATAAAGGATATCCGACTGTTGTACGGGGAACATCCGTGGGATTCTACTGTGATTGATTTTGATAACCCAAATACGAAACCGCGACCACGGGGACATGTGATTGCAGCTCGTATCACTTCGGAAAATCCAGATGAGGGTTTCAAACCTAGCTCGGGAACGGTACAGGAGTTGAATTTCCGTTCTAGCCAAAACGTGTGGGGCTACTTTAGTGTGGCTGCTTCCGGAGGGCTCCATGAATTTGCCGATTCTCAATTCGGACATTGTTTCTCCTGGGGCGAGAACCGACAGCAGGCGAGAGAAAATTTGGTAATTGCGCTGAAAGAGTTGTCAATCCGAGGTGATTTCCGCACAACGGTAGAATATTTGATTACCCTACTGGAAACGAATAGTTTCTTGGAAAACACAATCGATACGGCTTGGTTGGATGCTCTCATAGCTGAACgcgttcagtcagataaaccaGATATCATTCTTGGTGTCATCTGTGGTGCTTTGCATATTTCCGATCGAAAGATCACGGAATCGTTTACCAGTTTTAAAACTTCTATGGAGAAGGGACAAATACAGGCAGCGAACACGTTAACCAACGTTATCGACGTTGAGTTGATTAATGAAGGCATTCGATATAAGGTACAGGCGGCCAAAAGCGGACAAAATACATACTTCTTAGTAATGAATGGATCGTTCAAAGAAGTTGAACTTCACCGACTGTCCGATGGCGGAATACTGTTATCGTTGGATGGTTCAAGTTGTACCACTTATATGAAAGAGGAAGTGGATCGATACAGAATTGTGATTGGAAACCAAACGTGCGTGTTTGACAAAGAAAATGATCCATCGTTGCTGCGAAGTCCTTCTGCCGGTAAACTGATCAATTTGCTGGTCGAAGATGGAGCACATGTTAACAAAGGTCAACCATACGCCGAAATCGAGGTAATGAAAATGGTTATGACCCTAACGGCCGGGGAAACAGGTACGGTGTCATTTGTGCGACGTCCAGGAGCAGTGTTAGATGCTGGTTCTTTACTAGGACATCTCGAGTTGGACGATCCTTCGTTAGTTACAAAAGCGCAACCCTACAAAAATCCGTGGCCACTATTGACGGGAGACACCGTTCCAGTACCAGAAAAGTTGAACCGAGTTCATTTTACGTACAAATCCATTCTAGAAAACACGCTTTCCGGATACTGTTTACCAGATCCGTACAACGCCCCCAGATTGCGGGAGATTATTGAGAAATTCATGCAGAGCTTGCGCGATCCTTCTCTTCCTTTATTAGAACTACAAGAGGTCATTGCATCAATTTCTGGTCGTATTCCGATTTCGGTGGAGAAGAAAATTCGCAAATTAATGCAGCTCTATGAACGCAACATTACCAGTGTGCTTGCTCAATTCCCGTCGCAGCAGATTGCTTCCGTAATCGATATGCACGCGGCTACGCTACAGAAGCGAACGGATCGTGATGTTTTCTTCCTAACTACCCAAGGGATAGTTCAGCTTGTGCAGCGTTATCGAAACGGAATCCGTGGTCGCATGAAAGCAGCCGTCCATGAACTACTTCGGCAGTACTATGCAGTGGAATGCCAGTTCCAACATGGTCACTATGACAAATGCGTCGGTGCTATCCGGGATAAGCACAAAGATAACATGGACACCGTTGTCAGCACCATTTTCTCGCATAGTCAGGTGGCAAAGAAAAATCTGCTGGTGACCTTGCTAATAGATCATCTATGGGCCAATGAACCGGGGCTTACGGATGAGCTGGCAGCTACGTTAAGTGAACTGACTTCTTTGAATCGGGCGGAACACTCTCGGGTCGCTCTGCGAGCTCGTCAGGTTCTGATCGCAGCTCATCAACCGGCTTACGAACTTCGCCACAATCAAATGGAATCAATTTTCCTCTCCGCAGTCGATATGTACGGACACGATTTCCACCCGGAGAATTTGCAACGTTTGATACTTTCCGAAACTtcgattttcgatattttgcatGATTTCTTCTATCACTCGAATCGAGCCGTTTGCAATGCCGCGCTGGAAGTGTACGTTCGTCGTGCGTACACATCGTACGACTTAACGTGTCTGCAGCATCTGGAGTTGTCCGGGGAGGTACCCCTTGTACACTTCCAATTTCTGCTGCCCACAGCTCATCCGAATCGATATAG acaACTGGCAGATGGAACCGAATGTGATACCATTGCCGATTCATTTATGCGTACCGGTTGCATGGCTGCATTCGACTCGTTTGAACACTTTGGACAGTACTCGGACGAAATTCTCGATTTGCTAGAGGACTTTGCTTCGCCTGCGTTTGTAAATCCCAAGGTTCTGGATGCGGTGGACGGCGGAGATTCAGATCGACGGATGAGTACCTCGATTAACGTTTCGATTTCGGATCCAATAGCCCGTGCTGAGGGAACAGACGGGACTGTCG CTAGTCCTACAGAAGCAATTCACATCCTGAGCATTGCCGTTCGAGACATGGGCGACATGGATGATTTACAAATGGAGCAAGTGTTTGGCTCATTCTGTGCTCAGCATCGCGAAGAGCTGATAAGTCGCCGCGTTAGAAGAATCACCTTCGCTGCGCTGAAAAA GCGCCAGTTCCCCAAGTTCTTCACCTATCGGTCTCGGGACAACTTCGAAGAGGATCGCATCTACCGTCATCTGGAACCGGCATGTGCGTTCCAACTGGAGCTGAACCGAATGCGCACGTACGACCTGGAAGCCCTACCTACGGCCAACCAAAAGATGCATTTGTATCTAGGTCGCGCCAAGGTACCAAAGGGTCAGGAGGTGACCGATTTCCGTTTCTTCATACGTTCCATCATTCGCCACTCAGATCTGATCACAAAAGAAGCCTCATTCGAGTATCTGCAGAATGAGGGCGAACGCGTCTTGCTGGAATCGATGGACGAGCTAGAAGTGGCATTTTCGCATCCTCAGGCAAAACGAACGGATTGTAATCACATCTTTTTGAACTTTGTTCCGACGGTCATAATGGACCCAGCAAAGATCGAAGAATCCGTTACAAAAATGGTTATGCGGTACGGTCCTCGGTTATGGAAGCTTCGAGTGCTACAAGCAGAACTGAAGATGGTCATCCGTCAGACAACTCAATCCCCAACTACCTCAGTGCGCCTTTGCATTGCGAACGATTCAGGGTACTTTTTAGATATAGCGATGTACACCGAAGTGACTGATCCGGAAACACACGTCATCAAGTTTATGGCGTACGGCAATCGTCAAGGACCTCTGCATGGGTTGCCGATTTCTTCTCCTTACATGACCAAAGATTACCTGCAACAGAAGCGCTTCCAGGCGCAGTCAAATGGAACGACATACGTGTACGATATTCCGGACATGTTCCGGCAGATGACCGAACGTCTCTGGAAAGAATTTTCAAAGGCCCGACCAACCGAGGATATAAGGATACCGGAGAAGATCCTCTTAGTGTGCAACGAGCTGGTGATGAAAGGCGATACGATGGAGGAGATCCAGCGACTTCCCGGTGAAAATAATGTAGGAATGGTGGCATGGCGGATCGTTCTTGCTACTCCCGAATTTCCCAATGGTCGTGAAATTGTTGTGATTGCCAATGACCTGACCTATTTCATTGGCTCTTTTGGACCGCAGGAGGATGTGCTGTTTTGCAAAGCTTCAGAGCTGTCAAGACAACGGAAGTGTCCAAGAATTTACATTTCTGTCAACAGCGGGGCCCGAATAGGTTTGGCTGAAGAGGTAAAGTCACTATTTAAGGTTGCCTGGGAAGATCCCGATGAACCGGAAAAGGGATTTAAATATCTTTATCTGACGACGGACGATTACAGTAAGATCGCGAATACGAATTCGGTGCGTGCCATTCTGATTGAGGACGAAGGTGAACCGCGGTATAAAATCACGGATATTATCGGTAAAACCGACGGATTGGGTGTTGAAAATCTGCGTAACGCTGGTATGATAGCCGGTGAAACCTCACGGGCGTACGAAGATGTAGTCACTATTTCGATGGTAACATGCCGAACGATCGGTATCGGTTCATATCTGGTACGCTTGGGGCAACGTGTCATTCAGATTGAAAATTCTCATATCATTCTTACGGGATTTGCCGCTTTGAACAAATTGCTTGGCAGAAAGGTTTACGCTTCCAACAACCAGTTAGGAGGCATCCAAATCATGCACAACAATGGAGTCACGCACAAAACAGAGGCACTAGATTTGGATGGTGTTTACACGATACTCTATTGGCTCTCCTACATTCCAGACATTCGGGGAGGAACTCTACCGATTGTGTCAGCTAGTGATTCTATTGACCGACCGATCGATTTCATGCCCACCAAAGCACCATACGATCCACGATGGATGCTTGCCGGTCGTGTGAACCCGTCCAATCCATCCGAGTGGGAGACTGGCTTTTTCGACCGTGGGACCTGGGCGGAAATTATGGAACCTTGGGCTCAAACGGTAGTTGTTGGACGAGCTAAGCTGGGTGGTATCCCAGTTGGGGTGATAGCTGTGGAAACAAGAACGGTAGAGCTAACAATCCCGGCAGATCCGGCCAATTTGGATTCGGAAGCGAAAACATTCCAACAGGCAGGTCAAGTTTGGTTCCCAGATTCGTCGTACAAAACGGCGCAAGCTATCAAAGACTTTGGTCGTGAGGAACTGCCGTTGATAATCTTAGCTAATTGGAGAGGATTCTCCGGTGGGCAGAAAG ATATGTACGAGCAGGTTGTGAAGTTTGGCGCATACATCGTAGATGGACTGCGGGAGTACAAACAGCCTGTTATCATCTACCTGCCACCGAATGCTGAACTTCGCGGTGGTGCTTGGGCCGTATTGGATCCAACAATAAATCCGCGATACATGGAAACCTATGCTGATCCGGAATCTCGCGCTGGAGTCCTGGAGCCGGAAGGCATCGTTGAGGTGAAATtcaaggaaaaagatctcatCAAAAGTATTCAGCGGCTGGATCCGGTGGTACTAGAG TTGAAGCGGAAATCCGCCGAAGCTGCTGGCAATAAGGACGCGCTAAACGAACTGGAAAATCAAATCAAAGCACGGATCAACTCCCTGCTACACGTGTACCACACCGTTGCGGTACACTTTGCTGACCTACACGATACTCCCGAGCGTATGCTGGAGAAGGGTTGCATCAGCGAAATCGTGCCCTGGCGCAGCTCACGGACCTACATGTACTGGCGACTCAGACGACTACTCCTGGAGGAGTACTTTATCAAGCAGATACTGGACGCCCAGGACAGCCTGTCAGTTGGACAAGCAAAATCTATGCTACGTCGGTGGTTTGTGGAAGACAAAGGGGCCACAGAG GCTTACTTATGGGAGAACAATGAACCAGTTGTTGAATGGTTGGAAAACCAGAAAAAATGTGATTCGACCGTCTGTAGGAATATCTACGCTGTGAAGAAGGACGCAATAATTTCACAGATTCAAGTAGCTCTTGAG GAATGTCCTGAAGCAGCACTGGATGCCGTCGTTGGCCTTTGTCAGGCTTTATCGCCAGCCCAGCGTGGCGAAGTGGTGAAAACACTATCACAACTGGAGTTCGCCGAAAAGGAGCACGCTAACTTAGGATGA